The following are encoded together in the Apis mellifera strain DH4 linkage group LG4, Amel_HAv3.1, whole genome shotgun sequence genome:
- the LOC102655838 gene encoding protein transport protein sec31, whose protein sequence is MLPPPPVAIFPPAAAMLPRGPPQFAAHYPPPIFYWPYPSPPVSPTNYYNPANVGGIAAIPQQAALLTPAECLQLAPGATVPATNTPTAEPRIEAFLPRMDLEKRVPVPAPSQAECNPFVEVFMV, encoded by the exons ATGTTGCCGCCGCCACCAGTAGCAATATTTCCACCCGCGGCTGCAATGCTACCACGTGGACCACCACAATTTGCAGCACATTATCCGCCTCCAATTTTCTATTGGCCTTATCCTTCGCCACCAGTTAGTCcaactaattattataatccagCAAATGTTGGTGGTATTGCGGCGATTCCTCAGCAAGCAGCTTTG TTAACTCCAGCCGAATGTTTGCAATTAGCACCAGGAGCGACTGTACCTGCTACAAATACACCAACCGCAGAACCGCGCATTGAAGCTTTTCTTCCACGAATGGATTTAGAAAAACGTGTTCCTGTTCCTGCACCTTCTCAAGCAGAATGCAATCCTTTCGTTGAAGTATTTATGGTTTGA